CTTTATCGGGAGCAAGACTATGTCACTATGTGGGTGCTGATCTTTTTGTTGGTGGCGTCGTCTGTTCTGGTGCAAGTGTTCAGCTGGCTCTGGTATGACTACAGCCCTGAGGAGCAAGCAGATACAGGTAGCCTCACCAACCatgtgtacctgtacctgtatgTGAAGAACAGACGCCTCCTTGGAGTATACCACGTGTTCCAAATGGGAGTCATTGtcaggtgggtttgtgtgtgtgtgtgtgtgtgtgtgtgtgtgtgtgtgtgtgtgtgtgtgtgtgtgtgtgtatatatatatgtttgtttatttatttatcaatcatttatttatccaggattgtcccattgagactatagtctcttctgccagggagtcctagTCAAAATGGCAGCTACGTAAAGTttcagacgcagacagacagatagacatataataaggaaaataaacttacaaaaacacattaagagAAATAAACTTAGCCCTTAAACATAGAacatagtagcctatgtgatgcatggtcagaaacaatgacactcctctgtgtatacagtattaatttccctcttacaCTGGTACACTGTACTGTAGAAATACCATGTTaatataaccagagagagtacaggaagaATAGAATATAATCTTACAGTCTCTGATAGAACTCTTTAAGAGTTGCAATTAACTCAATTTTACTCTTAGGTcaatgtaacattttcagagttaactCTACTCAATATTTTGTAAACATTAAGAGCTGTATTGAAATTGTGCTGGCCAGCTGCAGAATTTCATCCAGATTTGACTCGATGTTAGAGTAATTTGGCCCTCCACGGTGTTGAAAGAATACTCTATTTGGATGTATGTGAGTTTACTCCCAAACGTTGACATTCATGTTTTTAGTGTGTAAATAGAACTGCTGAACAGGTTATGTCTGTAGCCAACTGGAATGCTCACATtcattattacataatgtatGTACAGAACAAAACAATGCAACTCACACCCTACACGTGAACTAGGCACGTCAGTCAGTGTGTGACCCACCTTTGGGAAATATGGACATATTGTAACCTCACCCACTCTTGTCTAGCCGTCACCAGGAACTGCATAAGCCACTTGTTTAATACAATTCAAAATATTTTGTCTAAGCTGTCGCCATGTGAAAACTGTCTTTGATTGAAGGCTTTCCTTTGTGCGTGAGGTGTTTGTGAAAGGAATTTCTCCTTCAATAACATCCAGAATCACACTTTATCTGAATAAAgccctatagagagagagagaaaactgtaAAATGCTCAGTATAAGTTTCAGATTATCACAATTTTACCACAGTGTTACTCCACCTTAATACTTATGTTTGAACTTGATGACCCTTATGTTGTGAAGGGAAAAGTTTGTCTCTCCATTTATTGGAAATGGGATgactttctattctctctctctccacacacacactgatacatgtGGCTGGAAGAATGTGAAAGCAACAcaccctttttttctttccattttaCTGTGTAAGAAGAGCCTTTTATTATAGCCGGTTATTGTAATTCATTACTGAGTTTCTTGGTAATGCCCTTGTGTTGTTTTAGGTTATTTGtatctttgtctgtttgtctatatCAACATTAACAGCACAACATCACtcaatgggtaagcggttaaggcgtcagacttgtagcccaaaggttgccggcaagacccctgacccgccaggttggtgggggggagtaattaaccagtgctctcccctatcctcctccatgactgaggtaccctgagcatggtaccgtcccatcgcactgctcccttgaggcgccattgggggcagcccccttgcaggggtgaagcataaatgcaattttgttgtgtacagtgtgcagtgaacacttgtgtgctgtggagtgctgtgtcacaatgacaatgggagttggagtttcccagttgggctttcacttcacttttgctttcactttcacctaTTGAGCATATTGATGCAAAATTTTCAGAAACAATCAGACCAACTGAAGATGACCCCAATAACTTTTGGGCAAGGTCAAGGCCAATTATTTTGGTTATAGCTCAAAAATGGTCACattcactcatttcaaaccaatgTACATTGTAATATGTTATAAGCCAGGTGTAAGCCAATACATTGCAATAGCAAATAAAATGGTCCACTATTAATGGTATAATAGTGCTGCCTCTAGAAAATGAACATaaataatgtatgtaattgtCATCATTGCATACATCATTTAGTTATTTCATCTTCATCCAATCCCCAATACTCAAAACATCAatataaaaaaaatcaatataattGTAGAAATTTAACAATTTATAACTTAATCTGTCATCAAGGGGTCCTGGGCCTTCTTATATTATTAACCCAGCCCTGCCCACGgtcctgcatgcgtgtgtatttacTATGTACAGCATGAAATGCATGTAATGTCCATTTTGCATTGCTGATGATATTGCATCTGTCTGCAGGTATGCCGGCGTGCTGGAGATTGCTGTGCGAAACCTGACCAGGCGCCCCCCTCTGAAAGGGGGCATCGCTGGCGACCTTAGACACGACCTCAGCTTGGTGCGTCTCTTCGAGTCCTTCACGGAGAACACCCCTCAGCTGCTTCTCACTCTCACCATCCTGGCACGCAGAGAAGTGGTGGATTGGATCATAGGTAATGTCTTTTGTGAATAGTTTTGAATGAAAACCGTCCGTTATAGTTGTAAGtgtaataaaaatgtaatatGATGTCTGTCTATAGCCTATTTATTAGGTAGGTTAGTCATAGATTGGTGTTGTGTGAGCAACAGAGCTTCTCTGCATGTGTTATTGAGTTCGACTCCCACATCTGAAAGATACAAAACAGCTGACCAGAAGCAAACCCAGAAAGCCACTCTTTCTCGGCCAGAATGAGTAAATAAAACTCATAAGTgactatattttttctttttaaaaaaatactgtgtaTTTTTAAGGGCTCTTATGTCTTTGTTTGAAAGGACAGTCTGAAAcgatgacaggaagtaagtgggacagagagacggggtgggatggggaaatgaccctggccggactcgaaccggggtctccatgggcatgcaagctcaaatgtggggggcttagcctgctgcgccacagcgtccccCAAGTGACTATATTTTTTCATGCCTAATTCATTTTGAGCTGAAGTATTGACGGAAAGGTGATTGAGACATGCACAGTGTAGGCTACACAACATTGCTCGGGGCTAAGGCAGTTACCATAACATACTGCACTTTCCACCAACCATGCAAATGGGATTAAGTAGACAACGCCATATCTGAGTTATGTGAAGTGGCAGGTAGGGATCTGTAGAAATGATTCCCATGACCTCTGATCATGTTGAAATACAGTCttttgggccctgccgtggccaagtggtggggcactcatctaccatgcggctgacccgggttcgattcccggcccgggtcctttgctggcccttccccgtctctctctccccgcgctcgcttcctgtcaccgccttcactatcctgtcgtgaataaagaccaaaaaaaagaaaagaaatacaatCTTTTGAACATATCTCTGAgtaaccgtatctctttcatttcgtgaagtattcacgaaaaaaataactttaattttcgtggtgcattcacgttattgcccgtttttcgtggttgggcaacgaaacgctgcctattcatttgaattacccgactgctgcctagcgacccactagtttgacgccctttcggtaccgtcacatggtaatcaaacatttcaaacaagcaatttagggttagggttaaggttagggttagggttaggtttagggttaagtagggttaagtagggttaaggttagggttagggttaggtttaggtttaggtttaggtttaagagggttaggtttaggtttaggttcgtatgacataaggcgtaagtacggaaagggcgtcgaattagtgagtcccgagtgtatcagcagtgttctgtcagcaccccctccccgcccctgcagacgcttggataaccatagcagcagtggggcaattcaaatgaataggcagcgtttcgttgcccaaccacgaaaaataatgtgaatgcaccacgaaaattaaagttatttttttcgtgaatctGAGTGTGTGAACTTCCCAGTCATCCAGATCATGGTAGTTGACCAGTGTATTCAAATTGTTGACCAGCATATCGACCACCTGACTCCTGATAATGTTGATGTTTGTGTCTGCGAATATGCGAAAATTTCTCACTCATTGGCCTTTTCTCAATGTCTCGTGTGCGTCCTTCGAGGTTTATCAGCCTTCGtgatcatgcccagtgattggatactctttggtgaccAGTGGTCTTTGGTCTTTGGTGACCAGTGAGTAACCAATCACTTtacatgactaattaggctgacacacttccaaggctcatacacttgacattgggaaataaaGCAGTGGTTGTGTCACTCATGATAGTACAGCGAATTGACCAGCTGATTGTATTCACTTAATTTACCAGCCCATTGACCAGCTGTCAGGACAAATTTCCACATTGTGGACAATAGAGTATTCGTATTCATTTAATAAGACTTatattggggcagccgtggcctagtggttagagagttggtctttcaatctaagggttgccggttcgaatcccccctgacttctccatccatgcctgaagtgcccttgagtaaggcacctaatcccacattgctccagggactgtaccaataccctgaaaaataatagttgtaagtcgctttgaataaaatgaaagcatcacctaagtgcaatgtaatgtaatgtaataatattcatGACTTAAACTCATTTTCTATTCATGTCTCCTGTAGGTCCTAAGGCTCTGCTGTCATTCATTTCCATTGCGTTCAATGTGCTTACGTACCACCGCAACATGCGCTccgtgaacaagaacaagagcCAGCTGGGGTGTTTCTCATCTTTGGTCTACTTCCTCTGGAACCTCTTCCTGCTCATCTCCCGAGTGGCTGCGCTGGCCCTGTGCGCCTATGTGCTGCCCTTTGGGATGCTCGCCATGGGCCTGCACTTTCTCTTCTTGTGGCCCATGCTCCTCTTCGGGGTCTGGCGTCTGAAAACCAACTTCATGGAACACCCTGGCAAGGAATGGCTCTACCGGGCCACCATAGCTCTCATCTGGTACTTCAACTGGTTCAGCCCATGCAACAGCCGCTCCACAAAGAGGCACGTGATCTATCACAGCTTCATAGCAGTGGACGTTGCGCTCCTCATGCTGCTTTGGTGGTATTTACGGGATTCGACCGAGTCTTTCCTTGGCGAGGTGCCGGCGTGggttgtgtgtgttgcagtggctgTACTCTACTCATTAGGAATCATGGTAAAAGTATTATACTACAGACTATTCCATCCTGAGCATTCAGACTCTGACAAGTCGGGATATGATGAAAGGGCTCCAGCGAATTTAAATGTTATTGAGATGGAAAGTTCGTCTGGTACTGATGAGAGTGACTCTACCCCACCACAGCCGACTGGTGCTCAACGAAGGAGGCAGAAGATGGCGGCCAACTTCTACTCATAGCAGAACAGgccacacacagaggcgcatcttgtcaccgggctaggcaggcagcgacttggggcccccaagcctctgggtggtgaataacagctcacacttttgCTACAGTAGTGGAACATTTCTTTCAAATGATCTCtcattttgcttggggccccggCTGGACCTAGAGTCTCCTCtggccacacaaacaaacatccacCACAGTGTTCAATTACAACTTCCCTCTTATTTCTATTGTCAGCCTCTTATTTGTATTGAGCAGATTGTGTGGTGACACCCCCAATGTCAAGATTGCATCTCGAATTAAGGCAACTTTGGACATAGCTAATTATTTTAGCAAGGCACtatttaaaattttatttatttttagtatgttacattttgctatgtatttttaatgcatttttgcacATGTTAAGATGATGGACATTATAACCATCATTTCTGTCTTGTTTTAAGTTGTAATTGAAATGTAGAGCCATCCTCACCACAACAATTCTCAGTAGACCTTACTCTGGCCAATCTCACATACTGAAGGACATCTCAGATGTGGgtttaacccagtggttctcaaacttttcccatcattccccccctcGGAAGGTCTGGATACTTCTGAGCCCCCCAACAAAGAGGGGCTGCAGtgaaatgcagatgtgtgttcatttcctatatgataTTTTACATTTAATTTCACATTTAAAACATATTTGCTTGTTGACGAGACAGggaataatttccttgggggggaaaaaacccaaaatcagatgtcacacacaccccctgtgatgcctccgcgcccccccaggggggcttgcgccccactttgagaaaccctGGTTTAACCTATATCAATAAGGTCGTTCATGATGAAGTCGTGCTGcataggcagcgagcatgcccacTGCGTGCCGCGTGATGCATCCTGATTAGAAGTTCAGTCCAGGGCGCGgcataagggagtgacctctggtGCCAGGTGAGAGCGCCTGCTCTGGCATGGGACCTCGTCCATGCCGTCAgtaatctaccctgattggcattcatctatctGACGTGAATTGCGGATGTAatccacatgcttgtgaggcagttcactcgctgcttcaAGTAGGAAGCAGTATTTTTTACGTCTTGGGACATTAGATATTTCTGCCcatcttgtttgccaagcattcaaccccacctttattagGCCTATACCAAGCAGATCTCATTGTGAACAAGCAAATTCCCGCTTAGTTGCGAACGAGCCTGTTGATCACTTTATTTAAACAACACCGTTAAGACACAGCTCAGTGtgctttaagtaagggttaacgttcggcgagaaggtcgctaccgtggaatagcagcacgacagagagaatcttgtgtagaccaactcgtccttatctcaaataggcctatcagacgtgcgaacgttggggagccccattgaaatgaatggagcattcgaccgatgacgtcacaccatataataacagcagcctaaataaaagtaaaagaaaacacATGTTTGGCAGAGAATTACGGTATGATAGTTGGCTAGGTTaaaggttaaaaaagaaaaatatatatgaaatgcctctgtatgctaTTGGATGACGCTCCTACCAATCACAGCACTCATTCTGATTACCGACATACTGAAACCCCACCCATTGGATCTTTCAGTTGTGTCATCAACTCACATGACACATGCCTTGTGTTAAATACACATGAACAGAAGGGCATACGCTCAACATGTCATCAGTGATTAAAATGTGTTCTGCATTTCATTTGGTTACACACTTTAAAAGGATCCATCCATCAGGCAATGAATGCTCATAAAGAGCATTTCAAATAATTTGTATAtcatttgtatatatttttttaaattatgtacaGTATTTTGTATGTGTATTTCCATTGGTCATTTCGGAGTAACTAGAGTAGAGTAAATTAGACTAGAGTAGAAAAACTTATTACGGAAATTAAGGTCATCACAAAGTGAAGTCCACTGTGCATGGTCCAGAGAAAAAGCCGTGCCCAAGTATCCATCGAAAGAGACAGGGTCACAAATTGCACATTATTTGGACacgcccacaacacacacacacgcacacgcacacacacacacacacaaagcacaaattAATAAATAGGAAAAGTGATTGTCCTGTATTAAAGAGTCGCTCTGAGAATGTATGTGTCATGTCAACAATGAATGTGTCAACATTAAGGTATGAATGTGGATAAAGATGTTTCTACTTTTTTTCCCAAAGGTTTCTTTATTGATTTTTTAAGTGTAATAACAAAGGTTTAGGATATTGAATGTCCATAGTATAAAAGTATGGGAATATCATCACACATTGGCTATAACAAGGCATAAAGAACAAACcagacccccccaaccccccaaccatatacagtacacaattcaacacaaaataaacagaaacaaacaaccaaaaacagaacaaaacaaaaaaaacaccacacaagacatacacatacacctgcaACCTTAACAAAATCTGTTACCACTGTAGTCTGAAAAGATGTGCACACAGTTCTAGTCTGTCACAGAGGGGAGATTCAGCTCGTCGATGTAATCTGACAAGTATCCCCATGTTTTTGTGAACTTGGGGGTAGAGCCCTTCATACTGCttcttattttttctattttcatgaaATAAAGGATATCTTTAATCAGGGAACTGAATAAAGGGGCATTAGGAGACTTCCACCTCAGCGAAATGAGACGCCTTGCTACTAGAGTGATAAATGCCATAAACTCAGCCTTATACAAAGATATGGACATTGTAAAGGGGAGAACACCAAACAACGCAGTAAGTGGAGCAATTGTTTGTTCTAATACATTGGACAGGATGTCAAAAACCTTGGACCAATATTCAAATAGTTTTGGACAAAACcagagtgtgtgtgccagtgtcgcGGGTGCTGAGTGGCTGTTACAAATCAAGTAACATAAGGGGACAGACACAAAACGAAAGCTCCAAAAGGGTTTTAATGACAAAAGTCTAGGGGACATGCAAATAACGCGACGGAGCATCAAAGCTCAAAATCCAAAAGAAAAGGCAAAAGGCTTCAAAGTTACAGGAAACAGGACAGCAAGAGCGTCAGCCAAAAGCGGGTCAGGAGTGAAGTGTGTTCTCCAGCAGGCTTGCGGCAGTCCTTTTGAATGGCTGCCGCAGGTGTACCCAATTAGTGAATCAGGTGTGGCCCATTCGGTTGATGGGGACGACCACCAATCACGTCTCTCTGCTATTTACAACAGACAAACATTAGAAGGAGCCAAAAGAAACACAGATGAAACACAGAAGAGACAGATGTAACAGTGGCACCTCTCACATGTGGGGTCAACATCAGGAAAAAAAGCGGCTTAATTTGACCCTAGTCCAGTAAGCCCGGAGGACAATTTTACACTGAATGACACCATGTTTAGCACAAATTGATGATGAATGCAACAGTTGTAAGATTGAGTCCCATTCAATATCTAAGATTTCACTTCCCAGGTCCTCCTCCCATTGATTCTTAATTGAATTGACATTTACAGGTCTTAAGGTATACATACGATTATAGATAGAGGATATCATTCCTTTAGTATTAGGAAGAGGCATTAAGAGTGAGTCAATGGGGTTAGCTGATGGCTTATTGGGAAAATTGGGAAATAAGGTTTTAACAAAGCTGCGTACCTGTAGGTATCTAAAAAAATGTGATGTGGGTAAGGAATATTTTCCACTCAGCTGTTGAAATGATGCAAATACCCCATCCATATACAGGTCTTTTAAGGACTTGATACCCAACCTAGACCAGACCGTCCATGCTCCGTCAATCAGTGAAGGCGGAAAAGCAACATTTgcagtgagaggagaaaggatagaAATATCACCCAGCTTGAAATGTTTCCTGAACTGGTTCCAAATTCTCATTCATGTTTTGACACATACATTTTTAGTGTATGAAGACAGAGAAATTTTAAGAGGAGAGTACAATAATGCCCTCAAAGAAGTGGGTTTACAAGGTTGGGCTTCCATCTGTAGCCAAGTAGGGTGTGGAGTAAGAGTGTCAAAATGCAGCCAGTAGTGGAGGGCTCTAATATTGGCAGCCCAATAATAGTACTGTAAGTTAGGCAATGCCATGCTTCCAAGACTCTTGGGCCTTTGGAGGAGCATTTTACGAATCCTGGGTGCCTTCCTGTTCCAGATAAACTCTGTAATTAGTGTGTCAAAAGATGTTTCTACttttaataaatacataaacTGACTATAACAGTTGATGCAGTTGGTGTATTTGTGTTTATGGTATAGACGTAGAGAGACCATTGCTGAAGGTGAGGTGTTCCAAACAATTACAAAATGTCATAATACATTtcagtgcgtgcgttcgtgtgtgtgtgcatccgtgagtgagtgagtgagtgagtgagagagcgcatGTGATAGCAAGCGTGACCTCTGGACAGGCTGTCAGACTACCAGCTCACTATTGGCTGAGTCACACCTTTCATGGATTGTACTTTCAGTTTTGATTGTAACTTCACTCGTCTACAACTTGGAAATGCCATGAAGTAGTCCTTGAGCCGTACTTTGTTTCACTTTTCTTGTTAGCCGTGGGAAATAGTTACGGTGTAACAGGTTGTTGTATGTATCACTCATGCAGTGCAGACAGATTGTCAGCGGATGGTCCCTGAGGGTATTTCTCTTTGAGATTTAACCAGGACAGttccagaaaaaaataatggaGGACACTGCGTTCATCTTTTCTGTCACCGACTTCACATTCAACATTGTAGGTGCTCTGCTGTTTGTAACTGATGTCACTCTTGACATTTGGGCAGTTGTGACTTTCTATGAGGAGCAGGCGTATGTCAGTATGGGAGTATTGGTCTTCCTGTTGCTGGGCTCGTCTACGCTGCTGCAAGTGTTCAGCTGGCTCTGGTACAGTTACAGCTCAGAGCAGGAGAGGGACAGCCTCAAGAAGCATGTGTACCTGGAGAAGTACTTGAATAACAGGTGTCTCCTGGCAGTACTCCACTGGTGCCACTTGGGAGTCCTATTCAGGTTAGTGACTCTGTTTCACTTTGAGTTTTAAAAATATTCTTTATTCTAACTCCTAACTATACAACACCAGTCCAGTacttaggtcattgcactggctaTACCatgtgagatttagaattgagtttaaaactcttctgatagatTATGAGTCATTAAATTGCTTGGGCCCTAAAAATCGGCCTATTGTAAATATGCTTGGGCAATATCATCATGtattaggtcttcagaatcttcTCTACTGGTTGCACCTAGGGTCAAGTCTAGATAGTATGAAatagcatttagtcattatgctgcaaaatgctggaactaACATCCTTTCCAATTagacctgccccaacagtatcttattttaaaaataaatttaaaaacagcttttttttctcatctgcctttgatgatagttaattacatatataacacaatatagtttatttttcttcttttttcttttttaatagccCATTGGATGacatatatgtatgataatgtgctaattctgattgattgattgattgattgattgattgattgattgattgattgattgatttattgattgattgattgattgattaagtgATTGAGCGATAACTTAATGCATCTGTTGGTGTTGCAAAGAATGGATGTATTATACTGTAGACTACTActgttcacccccccccccttttttaaaaattaaaactgCAAGTAGTTTGCATTGTCACACGGGAAAATATTaaggcttgaaaaaaaaaaggaatgttTTAATTGTTTGGTCAGGCAGTTGGAAACACTACTGGGAAGTGAAGCAGACAGTACTCAGTCGTCCAAGATTCTTGTTACAGTGCTGGCCCAGAACATAGACTCAATTGTAATAAAACAGAACAGGCCGCATCCCACATATTCACTTCTCTATTGCACAGACGCCCCCGACATGTGCCTTCTTCACTGTGCACAAACTACAAAAGGAACACACCAAAACACGCCTGTGCAATTAATCCTATTTTATTTTGCAGTAATTTTTAACCCAATAAAACACAGCTTTgttaatttgctgttaccagaatgatcaagtcatagtgcattacttaaggccctctgttatgtcatagtagagtggtaattaacctttctatgactattacagcattatggggctacacaccAGC
The Engraulis encrasicolus isolate BLACKSEA-1 chromosome 20, IST_EnEncr_1.0, whole genome shotgun sequence genome window above contains:
- the LOC134435825 gene encoding XK-related protein 8-like, which encodes MAAILCLRSLFYLIWKIFSFCFFCLDVVLDVLAVHKLYREQDYVTMWVLIFLLVASSVLVQVFSWLWYDYSPEEQADTGSLTNHVYLYLYVKNRRLLGVYHVFQMGVIVRYAGVLEIAVRNLTRRPPLKGGIAGDLRHDLSLVRLFESFTENTPQLLLTLTILARREVVDWIIGPKALLSFISIAFNVLTYHRNMRSVNKNKSQLGCFSSLVYFLWNLFLLISRVAALALCAYVLPFGMLAMGLHFLFLWPMLLFGVWRLKTNFMEHPGKEWLYRATIALIWYFNWFSPCNSRSTKRHVIYHSFIAVDVALLMLLWWYLRDSTESFLGEVPAWVVCVAVAVLYSLGIMVKVLYYRLFHPEHSDSDKSGYDERAPANLNVIEMESSSGTDESDSTPPQPTGAQRRRQKMAANFYS